From the genome of Candidatus Angelobacter sp.:
TTTCTGCCTTCCGCCGCGCCCGTATCCGAGCTGCCTCCGGTGCATCTCGCGATTCACAAATTCCAGATCGACCGGAACGCCCGCGGGCAATCCGGAGATCCAGGCAATCAGCGCTTGCCCGTGAGAT
Proteins encoded in this window:
- a CDS encoding chorismate synthase, yielding MLRFFTAGESHGQALIAWISGLPAGVPVDLEFVNREMHRRQLGYGRGGRQK